The Primulina eburnea isolate SZY01 chromosome 6, ASM2296580v1, whole genome shotgun sequence genome contains a region encoding:
- the LOC140835332 gene encoding uncharacterized protein produces MRGLRAEIRRDVRMSKATTYKEIVEKALLVEHEEKDIEKERQLRRKSFHQKIQTSSQSWKGGYKGKGKEEHQGKAHEVQSETNRPLCPKCNKPQKGECLVGSNKCYKCGGAGHIAINCTQSLGRGRIQGCIFSLTKEGVNLDTSVISGTIMISGNVALTLIDTRATNSFMSEIFMRSLGIAPIFEHLQFNIVLPLGDVICSTSVIKACPIQVNERLLFADLIVIPMIEFDVILVMDWLSSYRAVNKMLVKGCQGFLASVMDVSKEYNVDVNDIEIFRDYADVFADDVSGLPPDREVQFVIDVVPGTTPISKAPYRMTPTEMKELKNQLQELLDKGFIRPSSSPWGPVLFVKNKDGSLRATVFSKIDLRSGYHQLKVKEDDIPKTAFRTRYGHYEFLTRELHREHLRTVLQQLRDNQFYAKLKKCEFWLDQVTFLGHIVSKDGITVDTTKIEAVKKWPIPTIVSEELKDKLTSAPVLSLHEGVEDFVLFTDASKKGLGAVLMQRGKVFSYTSRQLKDYEKNYPTHDLELAAVVFALKIWRNYLYGVKCEIF; encoded by the exons ATGAGAGGCTTGAGAGCTGAGATCAGGAGGGATGTCAGAATGTCTAAGGCCACAACGTACAAAGAGATCGTGGAGAAAGCTCTTTTAGTGGAGCATGAAGAGAAAGATATTGAGAAGGAAAGGCAATTGAGAAGAAAAAGCTTTCATCAAAAGATCCAAACTTCGAGTCAAAGTTGGAAAGGGGGatacaaaggaaaaggaaaagaagaACATCAAGGTAAAGCTCATGAGGTTCAGTCCGAGACGAATAGACCTTTATGTCCCAAATGCAACAAGCCACAAAAGGGTGAATGTCTAGTAGGGAGCAACAAATGTTACAAATGTGGAGGTGCAGGTCACATTGCTATCAACTGCACCCAATCTTTAGGCCGAGGACGAATCCAAGGGTGCATCTTCTCTTTGACCAAAGAGGGTGTTAATCTAGATACGTCGGTTATATCAGGTACTATTATGATTTCCGGCAATGTAGCTCTTACTTTAATTGATACTAGAGCTACAAATTCCTTTATGTCTGAAATTTTCATGAGATCGTTGGGTATTGCACCTATATTTGAACATCTCCAGTTTAATATTGTGCTTCCTTTGGGTGATGTGATTTGTTCTACAAGTGTGATTAAAGCTTGTCCTATTCAAGTTAATGAGAGACTCTTATTTGCTGATTTAATTGTGATTCCTATGATAGAGTTTGATGTGATTTTGGttatggattggctatcatcGTATCGTGCA GTGAATAAGATGTTGGTTAAGGGGTGTCAGGGATTTCTGGCGTCAGTAATGGATGTGAGTAAGGAATATAATGTGGATGTGAATGATATTGAAATTTTTCGAGATTATGCGGATGTATTTGCCGATGATGTGTCGGGGTTGCCACCTGATAGAGAAGTCCAATTTGTCATTGATGTTGTACCTGGTACGActcctatttctaaagctccttatcgaatGACACcgactgaaatgaaagaattaaagaacCAATTGCAAGAACTGTTAGATAAAGGCTTTATTAGACCGAGTTCTTCACCATGGGGGCCAGTGttgtttgtgaaaaataaagatGGATCACTAC gagcaACGGTATTttctaagattgatctgcgatcagGATATCACCAATTGAAGGTGAAAGAAGATGACATACCTAAGACTGCTTTTCGAACtaggtatggtcattatgaatttctg ACTCGAGAACTTCATCGAGAACATTTGAGAACCGTGTTGCAACAATTGAGGGATAATCAGTTCTATGCCAAGTTAaagaagtgcgagttctggttagacCAAGTGACTTTCCTAGGCCATATTGTTTCTAAAGATGGAATTACCGTGGATACAACAAAGATAGAAGCAGTGAAGaaatggcctattcctactataGTTTCTGAG gagttgaaggataaatTAACATCGGCTCCAGTGTTATCACTTCATGAAGGAGTTGAGGACTTTGTATTGTTCACTGATGCTTCTAAGAAAGGACTCGGTGCTGTATTGATGCAGCGTGGTAAAGTATTTTCTTATACTTCCCGTCAGCTGAAGGATTATGAAAAGAATTACCCTACTCACGATCTtgagttggcagctgtggtattcgctttgaagatctggcgaaACTATTTGTATGGAGTAAAGTGTGAGATTTTTTAA